The Leopardus geoffroyi isolate Oge1 chromosome D3, O.geoffroyi_Oge1_pat1.0, whole genome shotgun sequence region ACTTTGGAGAGAGAAATCCTCCAGAACCTCAGTCCTGGTTCTTAACCAGCTCCCACAAGAGGCCTGGCAACTTCTAGATTTGTACATTCTGAAATGATGAACTCTGGATATAAAGTACATTCATATCAAGTCAGTGTGAGAATCTTGTGACAATGGCATcggtttacattctcaccaggcTGGTCATGACCAGACATTGCTCACACCACCTGGGTCTGGAAGTCAGTGTGTGACCATAGCAGGCCTGGCAGACTGTCCCAAGCCATCACATGGATTTGTTATTACAGCTTGCCTTGTGCATTCTTGATGCAGTTAAGTATGTTGTGGGAACGACGACTTCCTAGACTTAAGACATAGATGGTGTTCCCGGAGCAGCACTGGACCAACAGTGTGGGAAGTGTGACGGCAGGCTGCTCTGTCCCAGGACCGCTCTTCCAGGTGGCCGAGAAATGCCGAGCTCCAGCTCGCCGGACCACAGAAGCAGCTGTGTGGGTGCCAGTCACTCAGTATTACAGGAGCCTGGGAGCCCTCCTCAGCTCATACTTGAGTCCCTCAGCTGCTCTGCCCGGTGACCTGCAGATGTAACACATttactgcctccctccctcaggaTGCTTGTGGTATGTAGTTCAGTGACGAAGGCTGTATGATTCACTTGGCCGTCAGGGTGTTGAGTGTGCTGTTCTCCACACAACGAGGAGACTATGCTTCCTCGTACCACTGCAAGGAGAAGTGCCAGCACGCGTGGAGCTCCAGTAGGCCTTGGCCGTGAGGCCCCCTGAGTGGAATAGGGTGGGTTGTGCCAAACATGAGTCAGGTTTggttcaggaagaaaaggaacaaagctgTGCATGAGATGGTTGGTCAAATGGTAACCCGCATCTGCATGTCTAACGCGAAAGCTGCACTCAAACTTGTGGAGTCTGAGAAGGCAGTCGGCATGGCCTGGAGTAGCTAGCACGGCCACCTGTGGGTTTCCTGGTCTGCACAAGGAGGCCCACAGCACTGTGGTGAGCATTGCCCATGTCGGGTCCTACATGGAGCCTGACCCACAAAGTAGTTCAGATTTCCGCAACAGTGAGGTCTGTCTTCACTGCAGTTCCAAGTCATGCTGCTGTGTTTAATGCTTACTTTTCTGTCTGCCCACGGCTAGGGCTTAGCCCAGAATAAATAGTTACTGGGTGTAAGCCATGGCATCACAGAGCTCAGGCCTTCTGTCGCAGGGGAGCTAGGTTACACTGTGGGGTCACCTCAGATGGAAATGGCTCCAAATAACAGTTCTTTCTCGCTCCTTGTCTGACAAGGACAAGAGGGCTGTGCTCCGCAGTGACTGAGGCCCAGACTGATGGAGGAATCCGGCAGAGGCAGAGTTGAAGGTCAAGCACTAGCATTTAGACACTTCCACCTGGAGTGAGATGCCACTCACATTCTTTTGGCTAAAGCAAAGTCACATGTTCACAGCTAACTTCAAAGGggctgaaagaaagaaaccagagacaAAGGTGAACAGCGATGTCTGCTAATTAGTAGGACTAGCCTGGTCATGTCCTGTGGAGTCTGGCTTTACAAGACCTCTTACAGAAGTTGTGTCAAATTTTAGAAACTGTAAGGTGGTGATCTGTTATACAGAAAACAGCCCTCAGTCTCTGCCCTGGCCCCGAGTGCTCCTGGAAGGAAGCACACAGCTCTCAAAGCTGGCCCTGCCTGGTGCCCCCTCACCCACCAAGAGCTTGCACATCCCCCTGGCTTTGGCTGGAAGCTGGCAGGTCATTTTCTGTAGCTCCTCTGGCAAATCTTAGCCCAGCTATTAGGGAAGGTTGGGACTGACCAGGACATGACACAGGGAGGTGAAAGATTCTGTGGGAGGTCTAAGTGCTGGTTGCGAATGGGGATGATGggcttttatttgtgtgtgtgctgctTTTATGCTGCCACCCTTAAAAAGCCTGCAGTTCAAGGAAAGTCTTTCCTCTGAGTTCATTCACTTAGTGGCAGAGGCACTTCACCCCAGGAAGAGACAGGATACCCAAGTAACCCTTATAACAACACAAAGTAACAAATCGACTGGAaacagaggctggaagaggcaaagaaacaattttagtgttttattacGAATAGGTTGTTTTAAAGTTCCATACTGCATTCTCAATATAAGGCAACACTGCACAGCTTTAGGTTTCAtcacaaaagatgaaaaacaggGTTTCTGGCTTCCTTGCTAATTCTCAGCATGGTCGAACACTAAACAGAAGGCGAGGTCAAGTCATTTAGCCTTTCATCGATGGCCCGTTCATTGTTTTAAGTCTTCCAGTGGAAAATCTGTCGTCTGATCTCTTGATTGGGTAGGACTGCCAATTCTCTGCTATTCTGATGTACTTGCTTCATTCCAGAGGGCTGATAGTGCAATTCTGTAGCACTGGTGAGGGGCCTGTACCCACACAGAGCAGAGCACCGTGTGGTGGCCGTTAGGGTCACAATGCTCTGGAGTTAAAGGAAGAACATCTGAACTGTGGTATCCGAGACAGGGAGGCGCCTCTATTCATTGATCTCCTCCTCATCGTCTTCAAAAGCTTCCTCACCATCATTGGCCGTGGCTTCTTGATACTGCTGGTACTCGGACACCAGGTCGTTCATGttgctctctgcttctgtgaactCCATCTCATCCATGCCCTCTCCCGTGAACCAGTGCAGGAAAGCCTTGCGCCGGAACATGGCGGAAAACTGCTCCGAGATGCGCTTGAACAGCTCCTGGATGGCCGTGCTGTTGCCGATGAAGGTGGAGGCCATCTTGAGGCCGCGCGGCGGGATGTCGCACACGGCCACCTTGACGTTGTTGGGGATCCACTCGACGAAGTAGCTGCTGTTCTTGTTCTGGATGGCCAGCATCTGCTCGTCCACCTCCTTCATGGACATGGGGCCCCGGAAGACGGTGGCCACGGTCAGGTAGCGGCCGTGGCGCGGGTCGCACGCCGCCATCATGTTCTTGGCGTCGAACATCTGCTGCGTCAGTTCGGGCACGGTGAGCGCGCGGTACTGCTGGCTGCCGCGGGCCGTGAGCGGCGCGAAGCCGGGCATGAAGAAGTGCAGGCGCGGGAAGGGCACCATGTTCACGGCCAGCTTGCGCAGGTCGGCGTTGAGCTGGCCGGGGAAGCGCAGGGACGTGGTGACGCCGCTCATGGTGGCCGACACCAGGTGGTTGAGGTCGCCGTAGGTGGGCGTGGTCAGCTTGAGCGTGCGGAAGCAGATGTCGTAGAGGGCCTCGTTGTCGATGCAGTACGTCTCGTCCGTGTTCTCCACCAGCTGGTGCACCGACAGGGTGGCGTTATAGGGCTCCACCACCGTGTCCGACACCTTGGGCGAGGGCATGACGCTGAAGGTGTTCATGATCCTGTCGGGGTACTCCTCGCGGATCTTGCTGATGAGCAGCGTGCCCATGCCGGAGCCCGTGCCCCCGCCCAGCGAGTGCGTGAGCTGGAAGCCCTGCAGGCAGTCGCAGTGCTCGCACTCCTTCCTCACCACGTCGAGCACCGAATCCACCAGCTCGGCCCCTTCCGTGTAGTGCCCCTTCGCCCAGTTGTTGCCCGCGCCCGTTTGTCCTGGGACAAAGCACAAGAGAGTGGCACACAATTTCAGTAGGgctgcacgggggggggggggtggggtggggtggggtggggggtcggGGTGGTGATGCTGTTGTTCACACTTTTAAGACGGTCGGGGGAAAAACACCTCTTTCAGCCCCAAACTCAATTGCGTGGAAAGCAGCGCTGGAAACAACCAGCGTTGGttcattctcttctgtttctggcAGATACCAAAAGGCTTTACCACCAGGGCTTACCACAGGCGGAGACCATTTTACTTAAAGGCACTTTCCTTAATCCAATGTACTTGGATCGAGttgggaaaatggaaatattccAATACAACTTTGCCAATACGGTTTCTcagttaaatgttttatatatattttcactggAAAGAATTTTTAGGTTGGAGTTTAGCTTATTCGGGTTATAAAAAATACGAGCCATATACTCTGACTGGCAAGGGCAGTCCTAATTATCAGAGCAATCATCCAAACTGGACtcactttctgaaaaaaaaaaattataagactttTTCAATCTAAATCAATACGTTAATACTTCAAGAATtattagacagaaaaaaaaaaaaagaaatccgcATGTTACTACCCTGTAAATACGCTGTTATACATACTGTTAACACCCCACTTGCTTTTTTCTATGGGACCTCCAGGCCACCATATTTAGAACTAGTTAccttattaaaaaagagaaaacagaaaaaaaaaaagaagaattattagAAAAACCACTGAGAACTAAATTCTAGGGCACACTGTAGGGTAAATTA contains the following coding sequences:
- the TUBB6 gene encoding tubulin beta-6 chain isoform X1, with product MREIVHIQAGQCGNQIGTKFWEVISDEHGIDPAGGYVGDSALQLERINVYYNESSSQKYVPRAALVDLEPGTMDSVRSGPFGQLFRPDNFIFGQTGAGNNWAKGHYTEGAELVDSVLDVVRKECEHCDCLQGFQLTHSLGGGTGSGMGTLLISKIREEYPDRIMNTFSVMPSPKVSDTVVEPYNATLSVHQLVENTDETYCIDNEALYDICFRTLKLTTPTYGDLNHLVSATMSGVTTSLRFPGQLNADLRKLAVNMVPFPRLHFFMPGFAPLTARGSQQYRALTVPELTQQMFDAKNMMAACDPRHGRYLTVATVFRGPMSMKEVDEQMLAIQNKNSSYFVEWIPNNVKVAVCDIPPRGLKMASTFIGNSTAIQELFKRISEQFSAMFRRKAFLHWFTGEGMDEMEFTEAESNMNDLVSEYQQYQEATANDGEEAFEDDEEEINE
- the TUBB6 gene encoding tubulin beta-6 chain isoform X2 produces the protein MDSVRSGPFGQLFRPDNFIFGQTGAGNNWAKGHYTEGAELVDSVLDVVRKECEHCDCLQGFQLTHSLGGGTGSGMGTLLISKIREEYPDRIMNTFSVMPSPKVSDTVVEPYNATLSVHQLVENTDETYCIDNEALYDICFRTLKLTTPTYGDLNHLVSATMSGVTTSLRFPGQLNADLRKLAVNMVPFPRLHFFMPGFAPLTARGSQQYRALTVPELTQQMFDAKNMMAACDPRHGRYLTVATVFRGPMSMKEVDEQMLAIQNKNSSYFVEWIPNNVKVAVCDIPPRGLKMASTFIGNSTAIQELFKRISEQFSAMFRRKAFLHWFTGEGMDEMEFTEAESNMNDLVSEYQQYQEATANDGEEAFEDDEEEINE